The nucleotide window CACCTCGAAGGTTTGATGGAGAGTCCCTCCACGGATGATGATGGGGACTGTTTCTCACCTTTACTGTTAAATACAACTTCTGTCAACATTGAGGTGTACTATAACAAAGCAGTGAACTATACCTTGATGGTTACTTTTGTATCCTTCAATCATGGATATTCTTACAGCATTATTATTTGTTGTTGTTCATAACCCTTTTAGTTCCTTAACGTACATATATCAGGTTTCTTTCTTGCAAGTTCTTCTACTGATTCGTCAAATGGAGCATAGCAGCACTCAATCTGTAAGAATTTACTTTTATTTGAGATTTCATATGCCATGGATTTATAAAATGGAATTAATATGTAAATCTTCAATTTGGATGTATGTATCAGATACTATTTATTTCGTGATTTCATAGTAATCTCTGAATATGATTTTGATATTTCCACAGGGGGCTGCAAAGGTTTCAATATTGTTGATTGGCCAGCAGGCGATAATGGATGCTTATCTTTGCCTTTTACATCTGACTGCAGGAATACTAGTTGGTAAAATTGAGATTTCACAACTTGAAACTGATGAATGAGAATGACCCACAAAATGCAGTGTTatgtttttattgatttttatatgCTATTACCATTGTTGCAATAGAGCGGACTTGAGTCATTGATTATCTTATTTTGTAGTATTTATCAGATtctcattttaataattatagctGCTACCTGAAATGCAGAATCCTTGTTTAATGCTTTTGCAACTGCTGCATTTTTCAAGTTCGTTGTCTTTTCAATATTTGAGATGAGATATCTCCTCACCATCTGGAAGGCAAATAGGCCTTTGAGTAGCGGAGAAGGTTGGGAGGCAATGAGGCGCGAACTTTCCGTCTTATATAGCCGTTTCTGTAAGTATTCATTTTGAATGAAACGTTTGAGAACTGCTAGGAGACCAtcataatttattgtttttggtcATCACTTAGCCATCAACTCAATTCTTATAGTCTAGTAATCCAAcaacattttttatttcatacttttaaatattgatgaCTAACTGATggccaaaaacaataaattatgaTGGCCCTCTAGCATTGCTCGTGAAGAAATAGTGCCTGCATGATAAAGAATTCATTGTATGACGTGGCCGGATTTTAATGGTTTCACTTTCTCTGCAGATGGAATCCTGTTAGGAGGCATTCTCCTCATGTACGAGTTCCATCACCATTTGAGAcctattcttcttcttatatACTCCTTTTGGATACCTCAGATAATCACCAACGTTATCCGTGACTCGCGCAAGCCGCTGCATCCTCATTATATCCTCGGGATATCTGTTACTCGCCTAGCAATCCCGCTATATGTTTTTGGTTGCCCAAACAACTTCATGCGCATACAGCCGGACAAGAGCTGGTGTGTTTCATTGGCTGCATTTATTGGACTTCAAGCTTCAGTTCTTCTTCTGCAGCATTATCTCGGCTCACGGTGGTTCATCCCTCGCCAGGTTAGGCCAACTGTCTTCTTGTTGCTTTATGACCACTTACACATTCAGATGATTTCATCAAAATCTTCTGATCATGAGCACGACTCTGCGGCGAAGATGGCAATATCCAAATTCTCACTATTGTGATCTGTGGAACACTAGCATGAGTCTTTTCTCTATCTTCGTTTCTTTCATGATTCGCAGATACTGCCTGAGAAGTACAGCTATTATAGGAGGTTTAATCAAGATGCAAGACACGCTATGGATTGTGTTATTTGCATGACATCCATTGATCTTAATCAACGGTCTAATGATTGCATGGTATGTCAATAACTCGATATAAACTTAAACCTTTGTTAAACTCGAAATTAAGAACTACAATCTGGATTTAAGCCTAATGTGCAGACTTTTACACAGGTGACACCTTGTGATCATTTCTTTCACTCTGGTTGTCTGCAAAGATGGATGGATATAAAGATGGAGTGCCCAACTTGCCGGCGCTCGCTACCGCCTGCATAAAGTGATTTTTCGTCTCTTATTTCAATAGGACCAACAACTGACCCTGTTCAACTTGATAGATACTTCTGGAGTTCTGGTAACATGCTTAGGCCGTAGTTACATCCAACTTCTTTACATTGTTTTGCTTTCAATATTAGGTGGCAGAAGTGAAggtttattaagttttatttttgttacaccAACACACCATGTAAGCTAACTACGATTGCCTCACATGGGTTTTATGTTaaccctttctttttcttatagAAATTTTGTAACTTGATTTTTCCACCATATTCCAGATGCTGAGAGTATGGTTTATGTAAAGAAAAATGTTAAGCTGCCAACATTTTGTTAGatcaaatgcaaaataaatccaaaaaagGTATTAATCTTCTAACGTTTTTCTTTAAGGTGCAAAAGTAAAGACAAAAttgtaattttatcttttaacacGAAATGTAATCTTTATTCTTTTTGTCATTTGTGATTCCCATTCTAACTTCCTAAAATAGATTGCACCATTGCACATTAGTGAAAATATTTGTTAGTTTCTCTCTATCTTTTTCATGTGGCACCAACACTTTCGTACTATATTAAGATACATTGatccaaaaaatatatgaaaaattgGTAAGTGATAAATAACAAAGAACAGAGAAATTACCTTAAACGGAACACAAGTGAACACGAGAATAGAATGGCAACTTTGAACAGTCTTCAATTATTTCAACCAAAATGGTCATCATAACCACTCAAGCTACAAGCTCCAAACATGTACCCtcaaacaattaaaagaaaaactatgGTTTCTAAATATCCGAGTCTATAAACTCTGAGAAAGCTCaaatagttattatttattttcagcATGAATGAGATTCAACATACTGTCCCACGTAGTTTCTTTCATCATTATCTGTATATCTTAGCCTCCACCACCAGAGCCATATTTCTTTCCAAACAAGAGGAGCTGTAGCTTGTCATAACCGGCAAGCACACCGGCACCTGCAACAGCACGCAATATGTTCGCACCGGCACCTTTGAAGAGCGACTTAGCACCCTCTTTGGCGATGATCTGCTTGAATGCATCCACTGAGCCGCTGTATTTCACGGCTTCTCCGGATgtcatcatcattcttctaCGAACAGTATCAATGGGGTAAGAGGCCAAGCCAGCACCTATTGTGATCCCCCAACCCAAAAAGAAACTTGCAAAGAAACTATCCTGTTAACAAGTGCAAATTATAGTAAGTAAAAAGCATTGTATGAGTAGTCTAGGATACTGTGTcgattcattttttttactgtaGCTACTCACATGAAATTGTCTTCATATAAAGATGATAGGTGAAAATCGTTAAATGACACGTTTGACTAGATTGTTATTTAACAATTCTCAACCGTAATCTTCACATGAAGACGATTTCATGAGATTAGTTACCTTTTTCTACAAGTTACAACATACTAGATTTGAAATTCAGATGTTGCACGAACCTGCAAGCCATCGACCAGAACCACTGGTTTCAAAGAATCATACATTCCGAAATAGAGACCACGATACACAACAATCCCAACACAAGAGATGGTGAATCCGCGATAAAGGCCAGTGATACCATCGGATTTAATGGTTTTGGTGTAAACATCAATCAAGCCAGTGAACTGCCTTTGACCACCCTGCTTAGCAGCAACCTTGGCATCATTGGCCAAACGAGTTCTGGCAAAGTCCAAAGAATAAACAAACAAGAGGGAAGAAGCTCCGGCAGCCCCACCAGATGCCAAGTTCCCAGCAAACCATTTCCAGTAGCcatctctttctttcttgaagTTGAAGAGCTTCTTAAAATAATCCTTGAAAGCAAAGTTCAGCGCCTGCACATAAATGAAAACATAATACAGAATTTTTTCAAACAAGAGTAAAATTTGTTTCATCTCATTTACCCAAAAAATTCACAtctataattcaaaacataaatgtgaattcttttatttatgctaataatgataataacaaACTGCCAAGCTATATCTCAAATAGCATAGTCTCCCCATACCCACCTAGAGGTCGCGGGAGCATGCGACATATCACATACAAATTTgacaatttaaaataaagagGAGAGAATAAAGAACCTGAGTAGGGAAGTATCTGATAACATTAGCAGTGTTTCCTCTCCAAAGTGAAAGCACCCCTTCATCCTTAATAGTTCTAGCAAAACAATCACCAATTCCCTTGTACGGATGAGACAACCGACCAGTCTTGAGCATCTCATCCTGGTTCTGAATTAGCAGCTTAACTCTCTCGATCGGCGCGGCCGCAGTCTTAGACACAGCAGCAGACACTCCTCCCATCAGAAAATCCACTATGAAAGAAGTAGTAGCTCCTCCTTTCTCCGCCGGAGAGTAAGCTGTGACCGGCGATACCATCGGTGTCACGGCCGCAAAGCCATTGAGGTAAATGCCACTGCTGGAAGAGTTTCTTGAGTGAAATCCAGTGGCAAGCTTGGACACAAGAAAAGATCCTCCACCTAGCTTCTGTGATATTGATGGATGCTGCATCATATAAGGTCCACCCTCCATGATTTCTGTTTACACTGTGACCTATCAACaattcaaatcacaaatcaTATAACAAATTCAAATAATGATAACGACTCTGTTCAAATAATAATAGTGTTTAAACTATACTCTTTTCTAGTCTTGTAATGCTTATGCCATATATCATATACATAAATTCAGATTAAGTTGATGTAGCATGATAAATTTTTAGTACAAATCAAAGGTAGGATCCTATTATGTAAATCAATTAATCAAAGCATCACCAGCTAGCTAGTTATCTATGTAACGAACTAAGTAGTAACTAATTAACGCGGGAAAATCGTGAAAAGAAAAGAGcaacgaaaaatattattagaaaatataTAGTAAGGTTGAGCAACAGAATCTGGTACTTGATTTACAATACAAGGAAAATGGAGGAAGTGTTGTTAGACGAAAACGGTTCCGAACTTGGAAGGGACTCGAACTTGCTGAGACTCAACTCACTTAAGTGTCTGTAAACGTGGGACTTGGGAGAACCAACACAGCACCGGAACGAGCCACGTAAGGCTGTTATGTAATGACAATTTTGCCCCTTTCTTTATTCCTTTTCTCCGACATGTCCCCACCTAACAGACGAAAAGTTCAGGCCGTTCACGAAACTTCTGATACCAAAGCCAAAGTGCACTTTAATTTAATCTTCAGCTGACACCTATAAACATTaggctttaaaaaaaaaaaagaagaaaagtttaattaatttgtggTTGCTTATTTTGTGTATGTAGAGCAGGGAAAAGAAATAACAATTAATTTATGTCAATTAATCTAACACTGGTCAGTCTACAAATCTACATCCTTGAGAAAAAGCTTTTAgaattatagttttttttttattattaaaattttattaggtagacaataatttttatgaacaatatgaacaatgaattttaaaattgactcaataaagtaaaaatatattattcttttaaattatccacctaaaatcttaatattagaataatcatcCATACACTTAATGAATTAAACATTCCATATATccattattcatattatttaatattttcgtTATTCTAAATAGAGACTGATAACCCAAAATAACGAAACCCAAAAAAGATAAAACTACTCTGTAGGCATATTGGGTTCATCGTCCATTTGCACCCATCTTTATTTCTCTCttcgttttattttttatcaacctagtatatataaaatatgaatttaagaTCTGTAGCAATCGACCAAAAAATAAGATCTGTAACATTCTGCTTTGTGACTATTTGATCAAGAGAAATGTCTaacgagaaaaaaaaaagaagttgtTTGAACATAATGCTGTGTTTTTTTACATCGATGTTATTTACTCAATCCAAAATTAAGGAGAAGGTGTTTTGATTTATGAATCAATTCTTTTGGTATTGTCATTAAAATTGAGCACAAATCAAACTAGTACAGaaatacaacaaaagaatgTAAATGTTTCAACAactaaaacaaagcaaaataacaAACGTGAATAACAATTAAAATCTATGatcctttcttttattaatgtatttcttatattttctcTAGATGATGCACCACcaattttcatgcttcttctttttGGATTGGTCTTCCAACATCCCATGTCACTCTATTTTCATGATATACATTATTATCTACCATCTCTTAACATTTTCTCCTAACACCATGTCTTCCAGTAAACGTAGTAAGTATGCTAATATCAAAATCAGCTTATTGATATCTTCCTTATGCATTTGGTTTCATAAACTTTTCTTCAACTAATCTGTCTCAATTGTGCATTCACTTTGTCCAACTTCTACCTTTGATATTTGTCTTTTCTTTCCACTCTTTTTGGCTTGCAATTCCACACTCAAATTTTGTATGATGAGCTTCAAGTTCAtggttttatttttcaaaaaaagagtTTGTTCCCAACACACCACCTCCTTCCCTTTTAGTCAATCTACTATGTTCTTGTTATCCACTGTTACCACAATATCTTCCTCCTTAATGCTTGCCTTCTCAAGCATCCATTGAATGACAATTTGTATTCCACTCAATAATATCTCACCGTTTGAACCTTTTCTAATCACTTCACCCTTGTAGCACCACGCTTCTCCTCCCTTTCTTACCAAGTACTCCCCCACCATATACATACTTAAATCAGTTAGTCACCCTGTATAAGGTACATAGTCACCACCTCTATTTACTAACTTCTACATCATAAATTACTCTATTGCATcctatattcttttttttcttatcctTATACCATTGATTAGCTTGAACTTGCACTGTTCCCACACTCTTCCCCATGCGATAACcttgtttttaaaaattctaacatTCCTACATCTCTAAATAGATCATACTATGGCAAAGAAAAGGATTATCCTTTTTTTCCTTAGCATCTTATAAGCGTCCTGTTTCCCCAAGTTTCAAACTAAATTCTAACATCCCTTGATCTAATCCAACACACATTATCATAACATAAGACTGACCACCATaatttaaatgtaaaattacAATCTAATAATAGATGGTTTACTTTTCGGCGCCTCATTGCCCAATACACAAGCTCCATCTCTTTGattaataatatttctctttattAGCTTGTCCTTCTAATTTGATACTTTAAACTACTTTAGAAACTTCTTTTCGAATGTCAGTCCTTCTAATCATTTATCCCTTTAAAATCTCGTATTTTTTCTATCACTAACACACATCTACCATCCCTCTTTACATATCTTGTTATATATGTTGTTATTATTGGCAATTTTAGCCCATTTCCTTCCATGTCCTGCTGTTCCAAGATTAGCAATTTCCTTCTGTGATCCGTGGCACTCTTACAAGGATGCTCTTAATCCCGATATATCTGAGAAGGATTCACTCTAGAATACAATAAACAATTTATTATATcaacaaccaatattttttcttttccagtTGATATGATCGAACTAGTCtttcatttaaattttgtttatagaaagtttaattaacaaaataatatagtaCTCCATTATAATAGTAGTTACGCGACGTGGTGATAGGACAAAGGCAGGTCGTTGTTGTTGGGACCAAATGAAATGACAAAATCAATCCAATATCCCAGACGTTGCAACATGCTATTGGAGCAAGAATTTTAATATGTCCTTCCACAATAAAAGACCACCCTTAGATGATGTTATTATACACAATCTAAGGGTAACAAAGATCCCAAAGAAAGTAAACTGTTGGTTCAGGAGTAGGGAGGGTCCCTAGTACACCCAAGAAGCCTAGCTCCAAGTAATGCCAAAACTTTATGAATGCGTTATATCGTATCATATGGTTACAGactatcttatttttcaaacattGCTGTACACGACAAATACTATCTATCTGCAATGCTTGAGTATACACGGGAGAACCCTTAGTGTATATAAAgggtaaaattcattttgagtggttatttatttatttttgtttacgaTTATATTAAGTGTATAtcaaaattagtcactaatataaaatatatattaaaaataaattaaactacacatatatttatacatatatattggtggttgattttagtgtacgaatagtatttttgttttgCTTATTACTAAAAAggagcaacaacaataataacaatactTTATCccattaaataacaaaaatatttaagagaTGATGATAAAAGTtaacttaaaataatttatttttttattttgtattagttaattattgttaaaataattaaataatattagatgtaataattataaattattaatactacatgcataaaattataaatattaagttaaataagataatttaaaattattatttcccaaatattattattaaataaaattaattatatggatCAAATTAACTTATTAAATTCTATAAAGTATTATGTCTATAGTGACATATTTTACACATATATAAATCTTGTTTTATCATGTTTGTTGCATATAATAAGACATTTTgcacatataaatttttttttaccactGTGTATTCGGTCTTTTTaaatcttcttttatctttaaccAACGGCCTATCTTTcatgtaatttatttttctaattgaaTATTGTGTCAGTCTTCTCATTGCATGTTCAAACTTCAAACTACTTAGAacaaaattttatcatttttttaaacaatagcCACTAATCCGTTcacttttattaataaaaaaaattaacaaaacaaaaattaacttCAAAGTACATTgcttaataaaacaaaataaataattcatagAATAGCATTCATTTGCTTTCCTTTCACTTCTTTGTTCTTTCCCTGTCCCCCCCTTCCCAACTCTCCCAATTCACCTTTTCCTTTCCAAGGTCCTACCACTTTTCCAGCATCTCACAACTCCAAATTCCCCCATTATTCCATCCAAAGATTTCATCCAACGGTTACTATTCAACCTAAAATTATAGacttacaaaaattaaaacattagCTAAGATGATAACTCATGAATGTTCagatatttttatgtgaaattaaataatttttaacaattaagTTTTATATAAAGTGTtattaatttcacataaaaataattatacatgAGTGAGTCTTAACTCTTAACCATATATATAGAATTTATGAGGATCGTAATAGTAACAAAGGACATGATCAGTTGGTTGATTGAATTTGGATGGACAGAGCGTCCTTGCAATTCAGTTTCAAGTAGTACCATAAATCATTACACAACACaacacaaaaatacaaaaacaaaggCCGAGAAAAAATGAACTAGTTTTTGTGGTCCTCACTCATCATTACTAAAGTCATCCATTTAAGTACTTCATTCACCACCTAGCTTCAAGCTCACTCATCACAATCACAACCCTTTGTTGATGGACCGGGGTGGTGGTGAAGACGCGCCGCTAGAGGCGAAGAGGGAGCCTAAGCCGGATGAagatcataataataataataataagaagaagaagaaagaagtgcCGGTGACATGGGTTAGCGGGAAGAAAGGTTCCGGTGGTGGCATGCGGTGTTGTCAAGCTGAGAAGTGCAAGGCGGATCTTGAGGAGGCAAGGCAGTACCATAGGAGGCACAGGGTGTGTGAGTACCATGCCAAGGCTCAGGTGGTTCTTGTTTCCGGCATTAGACAACGCTTCTGTCAGCAATGTAGCAGGTtcatctcttctcttttctttatgtgCTCTCACAGTTATATAAGGTTTCTCTTACAGATATAATAAatcttgttttctttattgGCTTATGTTTTTTAAACGAGTGATTTTGTGACATAATATCAAGATTCTATATTTATACAAATTGTCTTTTTCTATcggtttaaatttttagaattagtAATTTCaccacaatttttttatatatgtatggtGCAGTAgtgtttattaattattactcgAAAAATAATAGAGTCAACACTCCTAGTAAGTAAAGAAAGAAGTGACTAAGTATTgagtcaaatataaaataaatataataaaatctaagaatcattgccttttttttttgtgtgtttttgtggTTGATGTATCAAAAGTAACAATTGTGGTGCAGGTTCCATGAGATAGGTGAATTTGATGACACAAAAAGAAGTTGCCGGAGGCGTTTGGCCGGACACAACCAACGGCGAAGAAAGAACTGTGATTCTCAAGCAGAAGGGTCGAGGCGCAAAGGGATATGTCCTCAGTTGAAGAAGGACACTGCCTGTGGAGATGATAGGAGCAGAATTCAGATTGCAATCCAAGAGAGTGGAGCTTATAAACATTTCCAGATAAGATGAAAAGTGAAACTTCTTTCGTTTAAGCATAATTGCTCCCTCTCTTCTGTCATCTTCGGAAACTTATTAAACTGTTCCTATGTCACATTAGTGGTGAAGAAtgcaatttgataataaaaacaCTCTTCTTTCTTCTGGATATATTGGTTAGATATTTGAGTATGATGAACTGAAACTAAACCAAAGGCTTCAAATCCGGCTATTTATTGACTAAGATTaactactaaaattaattatcgcTGTAAAATATTCGAAATattaaaatacacattaaatataaattaaattataaatatatttataaggaaatatattattttaatgtaaaaataacatttttgtttaaaatcaATCTTCAattgttttacttttttattttattttttgggtacattcatgaattattatatctaaattcaaattcaatttatatttagatgttttgatttaaatatttaactaaaagtaaaaaaatattatggatCAAAGAGAATATTTACGCTTCTaccaaaataaaacttttttagaACAATCTTAAATGTTTGATCATTGTCTAGACATAGAATTAGTATTAAGTAGTGGGAAACTCAATGGCTCCAAGGGTCAAGTTGGGTTTAGGAATCCAGATTGTCAAGTTGCAATGGGATAAGAATTCACCAAAAGCACAATAAACTAAGTTGCCTTTACATGATTAAAAATACCACCTTATCATAGAATATAATGTCCTGTTCTTCCCATTCCTTGATTCCTTTTGGCACCCAAAAGAAAATGTCACGCACTCTAATAGAAATGGACAAGATGAATTTAAGACAATGACTAAGTCAACATTCATGTGTTAATGTATGGTCAATCAGCTTGTTGTTAATGAATGTAGCCATGAATGGACTTTCTAGCTAGTGTATACTCATACGTCATTTATACAATTTGAGTGCgactttttgttattattattattattattattatcattttcaACTTTCAAGAACACCTTTTTAATACtgaaaaaaaaagctaaaataaaatttgtgtaATTTATTCGGATAAAAAgcacttttcttttttcttatgaaCACACTTCAATCTCTCTGTGTATTCATAAAATGAAACACCCTGAACTCTTCATTGAACTCGTTATTTAATTAATCTGAgactatatattatattattatccttgtacttgtagctttttgtttatGAAACTTGTAAAATTAAAGGGTAGTTTTTTGGTAAATATAAGTCAAAGGATCTAATAATATGCAGAAACAGGGGTTTCTGTTTTGTTCTTACATAATGCACTATAGCAAGGTCTAAAGACTATTttgttattagaaaaaaaaaaaaaacaaacaaaattaattaaattttatgggATTTGTTTCAACTATCTCATCAAGATGAAGACAGCTTTTAAACTAAAATACTTACTTAACgagaaatgaaatgaaataaaaaggtgaaaatattctttaattaaATGAAAAGTTGATAAACTCCACTAGCAAAACAAACACAAACTTAGAAGTTAGAATGTGATTACCAGAATATTAACCATTATTATgaaattgaaaaggaaattggCGTTCTGAAGGAAAAGGAAATCAAATTGGCGTTCTGAAGACTACTATGAATATTAACCATTATTATGAAATTGAAAATAGTGATGTTTTCCACTTGCCCTAAATGCATGGCAGG belongs to Arachis duranensis cultivar V14167 chromosome 8, aradu.V14167.gnm2.J7QH, whole genome shotgun sequence and includes:
- the LOC107462220 gene encoding transmembrane E3 ubiquitin-protein ligase FLY2, which translates into the protein MRFDMVPSERFKLWLRIALGWWIFLLFLPSVTGLRPLRERTRSWGDEWLTRKDETDSGPFSQWNITGTYRGSWKFSDAANGSSRFPDIRKTTGNSVIELVSTPTKITGVHYVQGVIIFHDVFDNEYNVGGAQIRVEGVYIWPFRQLRMVANSGKEGELNQDGDYILSNPYHLLGVFSSQVLQDSSRDKMWRKKHSPMHDMEKHCNIEIAAQLSRLPSTKNEGEHDRFHLEGLMESPSTDDDGDCFSPLLLNTTSVNIEVYYNKAVNYTLMVTFVSFLQVLLLIRQMEHSSTQSGAAKVSILLIGQQAIMDAYLCLLHLTAGILVESLFNAFATAAFFKFVVFSIFEMRYLLTIWKANRPLSSGEGWEAMRRELSVLYSRFYGILLGGILLMYEFHHHLRPILLLIYSFWIPQIITNVIRDSRKPLHPHYILGISVTRLAIPLYVFGCPNNFMRIQPDKSWCVSLAAFIGLQASVLLLQHYLGSRWFIPRQILPEKYSYYRRFNQDARHAMDCVICMTSIDLNQRSNDCMVTPCDHFFHSGCLQRWMDIKMECPTCRRSLPPA
- the LOC107462252 gene encoding ADP,ATP carrier protein 1, mitochondrial, whose amino-acid sequence is MEGGPYMMQHPSISQKLGGGSFLVSKLATGFHSRNSSSSGIYLNGFAAVTPMVSPVTAYSPAEKGGATTSFIVDFLMGGVSAAVSKTAAAPIERVKLLIQNQDEMLKTGRLSHPYKGIGDCFARTIKDEGVLSLWRGNTANVIRYFPTQALNFAFKDYFKKLFNFKKERDGYWKWFAGNLASGGAAGASSLLFVYSLDFARTRLANDAKVAAKQGGQRQFTGLIDVYTKTIKSDGITGLYRGFTISCVGIVVYRGLYFGMYDSLKPVVLVDGLQDSFFASFFLGWGITIGAGLASYPIDTVRRRMMMTSGEAVKYSGSVDAFKQIIAKEGAKSLFKGAGANILRAVAGAGVLAGYDKLQLLLFGKKYGSGGGG
- the LOC107462215 gene encoding squamosa promoter-binding protein 1-like, coding for MDRGGGEDAPLEAKREPKPDEDHNNNNNKKKKKEVPVTWVSGKKGSGGGMRCCQAEKCKADLEEARQYHRRHRVCEYHAKAQVVLVSGIRQRFCQQCSRFHEIGEFDDTKRSCRRRLAGHNQRRRKNCDSQAEGSRRKGICPQLKKDTACGDDRSRIQIAIQESGAYKHFQIR